In one Fodinicola acaciae genomic region, the following are encoded:
- the thiO gene encoding glycine oxidase ThiO encodes MTARTLIVVGGGVVGLSICWRASASWQVTLVDPAAGSGASAVAGGMLAPVTEAWHGEEPLLELGAASLDAWPAYADDLASAAGVPAGLRTDGTIVVAADGTDRAELDRLAAFLDGLGRQVRSLRPREVRELEPAVAGPVRGGLSVPHDHAVDNRQLMTALSLAIRDVPVVRTAAASVRGGEVTLAGGGVLRADAVVLAAGAYSGRLHERLSRVVRPVKGEILRLRARPGTVGPPRRTVRALVAGRAMYLVPRDDGGVVLGATQYEAGFDTRVTVGGVRDLLADAERIVPEIGEYELVECSAGLRPGTPDNRPVIGWLEDGLLVATGHHRNGILLAPVTTDIVRDVLAGGEPPAAVRPDRFSVEVAR; translated from the coding sequence GTGACAGCTCGTACGTTGATCGTGGTCGGCGGTGGCGTCGTCGGTCTCTCCATCTGTTGGCGCGCCTCGGCGTCATGGCAGGTCACACTGGTCGATCCTGCCGCCGGCAGCGGCGCGTCGGCGGTCGCTGGCGGGATGCTCGCGCCGGTCACCGAGGCGTGGCACGGCGAGGAGCCGTTGCTGGAGCTCGGCGCCGCCTCGCTCGATGCCTGGCCCGCATACGCCGATGATCTTGCGTCCGCCGCCGGCGTGCCGGCCGGTCTGCGGACGGACGGGACGATCGTGGTCGCCGCGGACGGCACCGATCGCGCCGAGCTCGACCGGCTGGCGGCCTTCCTGGACGGTCTCGGCCGCCAGGTGCGGTCGCTGCGGCCGCGCGAGGTCCGCGAGCTGGAGCCGGCGGTCGCCGGTCCGGTCCGCGGCGGGTTGTCCGTACCGCACGACCACGCGGTCGACAACCGTCAGCTGATGACCGCGTTGTCCCTGGCCATCCGTGACGTGCCGGTCGTACGGACAGCGGCCGCGTCGGTACGCGGCGGCGAGGTGACCCTCGCCGGCGGCGGTGTCCTGCGCGCCGATGCCGTCGTGCTGGCGGCCGGTGCGTACAGCGGCCGGCTCCACGAGCGGTTGTCGCGGGTCGTACGACCGGTGAAAGGCGAGATCCTGCGGCTGCGCGCGCGTCCTGGCACTGTCGGTCCACCGCGGCGGACCGTACGCGCGCTGGTCGCTGGCCGCGCGATGTATCTGGTGCCGCGCGATGACGGCGGTGTGGTGCTCGGCGCGACGCAGTACGAGGCCGGCTTCGACACGCGGGTGACGGTGGGCGGCGTACGCGATCTGTTGGCCGACGCCGAGCGGATCGTGCCGGAGATCGGGGAGTACGAGCTGGTCGAGTGCTCCGCCGGATTGCGGCCGGGCACGCCGGACAACCGGCCGGTGATCGGCTGGCTGGAGGACGGCCTGCTGGTCGCCACCGGCCATCACCGCAACGGCATCCTGCTCGCGCCGGTGACGACCGACATCGTGCGGGACGTACTGGCCGGTGGCGAGCCGCCGGCGGCGGTCCGTCCGGACCGCTTCAGCGTGGAGGTGGCGAGATGA
- the thiE gene encoding thiamine phosphate synthase encodes MNSDPRHRLADARLYLCTDARRDRADLAEFVNAALAGGVDIVQLRDKGPDGPLEAREELAALEILAEACERHGALFAVNDRADIALAAGADVLHLGQDDLPVSWARRIVGDDVVIGRSSHDVGQASAAATEPGVDYFCTGPCWPTPTKPGRPAPGLSLVRATAGSERPWFAIGGIDADRLDEVIEAGARRVVVVRAITQAEDPRAAAEFFATRLRKVS; translated from the coding sequence ATGAACAGCGACCCCCGCCACCGCCTCGCCGACGCGAGGCTCTATCTGTGTACGGACGCGCGTCGCGACCGCGCAGATCTGGCCGAGTTCGTGAACGCGGCGCTGGCCGGTGGCGTCGACATCGTGCAGCTGCGCGACAAGGGTCCGGACGGTCCGCTGGAAGCGCGCGAGGAGCTGGCCGCGCTGGAGATCCTCGCTGAGGCGTGCGAGCGGCACGGTGCGCTGTTCGCGGTGAACGACCGCGCCGACATCGCGCTCGCCGCCGGTGCCGACGTCCTGCATCTCGGACAGGACGACCTGCCGGTTTCCTGGGCCAGGCGGATCGTCGGCGACGATGTCGTGATCGGCCGGTCCTCACACGACGTCGGCCAGGCGTCGGCCGCGGCGACCGAGCCAGGCGTCGACTACTTCTGCACCGGGCCGTGCTGGCCGACGCCGACCAAGCCGGGCCGGCCGGCGCCGGGCCTCAGCTTGGTGCGCGCGACCGCCGGCTCCGAGCGGCCGTGGTTCGCGATCGGCGGCATCGACGCCGATCGTCTCGACGAGGTGATCGAGGCCGGCGCGCGGCGAGTCGTGGTCGTACGCGCCATCACGCAGGCCGAGGACCCGCGCGCCGCCGCAGAGTTCTTCGCGACCCGGCTGCGAAAGGTGAGCTGA
- a CDS encoding helicase-associated domain-containing protein, which translates to MDAEGLRRLGEDGLAELLRRRPDAADPAPDSLLALANHLQHPNSVVRALQRLDLPTIQVCEALAALGSEPSVKELARLLGVSPRDDDLQRCLSVLRAYGLLDEVAAQRHLSVVTDHGATVGRVRLVTTAALAWESPLDLGPPIGPYLAELTVSALAGILTALGRDRPSRKQDLIDAVVAALTDHDFVRQVVDEADEEVGALLHRISRTGEVVAPPMFAERQTPAQWAQQRGLLIPSDWYYNALVMPAEVMLALRDDEHHAPFQPVPPEVAHEPVDSERVTADAMASVGRLLRVVTASLDQAGVKPIPVLKSGHIGVRELRRIGKEHSADELEVHTALRLAGSLGIASVDERGVSPTADYDAWRAQQPAEQIASLLAIWWEVPVPPSRSIARRPELSVALFRQQLIRSAAPYGRVDLDSVIEHARWSAALAWPADEDGQDGSEHEAAAHACWQEAEFLGVVGAGAVSPIGHALLAGDDLTKVLAGVGETEHSVRLQSDLTAIVGGTPSAALRKLLDLAADPEASGTASTWRFSPASVRRAFDAGYTAEQLLAEIEAVAAGTLPQPLGYLIRDVGRTYGHIRAIKVACCLRSEDTALLAEVAADKRLRKLGLRLLAPTVLASPKPLKDTIAALRAAGFAPVAESADGEPVVERLTTHRSPPRRRVQLKRVDYAAVARQLLAGEDGEPELPQPSPTAEQIAPLVPQLSAPELVTLAFAIDDERPVMIEYRSQSGKRSRRVIEQLDLDGPVLHAWCRLRQDDRAFHLGRILSVSPVSEEEDD; encoded by the coding sequence GTGGACGCGGAAGGCCTGCGCCGGCTCGGTGAGGACGGGCTCGCCGAGCTGCTCCGCCGCCGGCCGGACGCCGCCGACCCGGCGCCGGACAGCCTGCTCGCACTGGCCAACCATCTCCAGCACCCCAACTCCGTCGTACGCGCGCTGCAGCGGCTCGACCTGCCGACGATCCAGGTCTGCGAAGCGCTCGCCGCGCTGGGCAGCGAACCGTCGGTCAAGGAGTTGGCGCGGTTGCTGGGGGTCAGTCCGCGCGACGACGACCTCCAGCGCTGTCTCAGCGTCCTTCGGGCATACGGGCTGCTGGACGAGGTGGCGGCGCAGCGCCATCTCTCAGTGGTCACCGACCACGGCGCGACGGTCGGCCGCGTACGGCTGGTCACCACGGCCGCGCTGGCCTGGGAGTCGCCGCTCGACCTCGGTCCCCCGATCGGCCCGTACCTGGCCGAGCTGACCGTCTCCGCCCTCGCCGGCATCCTCACCGCGCTCGGCCGCGACCGGCCGTCCCGCAAGCAGGACCTGATCGACGCCGTCGTCGCCGCGCTGACCGACCACGACTTCGTCCGGCAGGTCGTCGACGAGGCGGACGAGGAGGTCGGCGCGCTACTGCACCGAATCTCGCGTACCGGCGAGGTGGTCGCTCCGCCGATGTTCGCCGAGCGACAGACGCCGGCGCAGTGGGCCCAGCAGCGTGGACTGCTGATCCCCAGCGACTGGTACTACAACGCCCTGGTGATGCCGGCCGAGGTGATGCTCGCGTTGCGCGACGACGAGCACCACGCTCCGTTCCAGCCGGTGCCGCCGGAGGTAGCGCACGAGCCGGTCGACAGCGAGCGCGTCACCGCCGACGCGATGGCCAGCGTCGGCAGGCTGCTGCGCGTCGTCACCGCCTCGCTGGACCAGGCCGGCGTCAAGCCGATCCCAGTGCTGAAGAGCGGCCACATCGGCGTACGCGAGCTGCGCCGGATCGGCAAGGAGCACAGCGCCGATGAGCTGGAGGTGCACACCGCGCTGCGGCTCGCCGGATCGCTGGGGATCGCGTCGGTCGATGAGCGCGGCGTGTCGCCGACAGCGGACTACGACGCTTGGCGGGCGCAGCAGCCGGCCGAACAGATCGCCAGCCTGCTGGCCATCTGGTGGGAAGTGCCCGTCCCGCCGTCACGGTCCATCGCCAGGCGTCCCGAGCTCAGCGTGGCGCTGTTCCGCCAGCAGCTGATCAGGTCGGCGGCACCGTACGGCCGCGTCGACCTCGACTCGGTGATCGAGCACGCCCGCTGGTCGGCCGCGCTGGCCTGGCCAGCCGACGAGGACGGCCAGGACGGCTCCGAACACGAGGCCGCCGCGCATGCGTGCTGGCAGGAGGCGGAGTTCCTCGGCGTCGTCGGCGCCGGCGCGGTCAGTCCGATCGGCCACGCGCTGCTGGCCGGCGACGACCTGACCAAGGTGCTCGCCGGTGTCGGCGAGACCGAGCACTCCGTACGGCTGCAGAGCGATCTGACCGCGATCGTCGGCGGCACACCGAGCGCGGCACTGCGCAAGCTGCTCGACCTGGCCGCCGATCCGGAGGCGTCCGGCACCGCGTCGACATGGCGGTTTTCGCCCGCCAGCGTGCGCCGTGCCTTCGACGCCGGCTACACCGCCGAGCAGCTGCTCGCCGAGATCGAGGCGGTCGCCGCCGGCACGTTGCCGCAGCCGCTCGGCTACCTGATCCGCGACGTTGGCCGTACGTACGGACACATCCGCGCGATCAAGGTCGCCTGCTGCCTGCGGTCCGAGGACACCGCGCTGCTGGCGGAGGTGGCCGCGGACAAGCGGCTGCGCAAGCTCGGGCTGCGCTTGCTGGCGCCGACCGTACTGGCGAGTCCGAAGCCGCTCAAAGACACCATCGCTGCACTCCGCGCCGCCGGCTTCGCACCAGTCGCCGAGTCCGCCGACGGCGAGCCGGTCGTCGAGCGCCTGACGACACACCGCTCGCCACCGCGCCGCCGCGTCCAGTTGAAGCGCGTCGACTACGCCGCCGTCGCGCGCCAGCTCCTCGCCGGTGAGGACGGCGAACCTGAGCTGCCACAGCCAAGCCCCACCGCCGAACAGATCGCGCCACTGGTGCCGCAACTCAGCGCCCCGGAGCTGGTCACGCTGGCCTTCGCTATCGACGATGAGCGGCCGGTGATGATCGAATATCGGTCACAGAGCGGGAAACGTAGCCGTCGGGTGATCGAGCAGCTCGATCTCGACGGTCCGGTGCTGCATGCGTGGTGTCGTTTGCGGCAGGACGATCGCGCTTTTCATCTCGGTCGGATTTTGTCGGTGTCGCCGGTGTCGGAGGAAGAGGACGACTGA
- the argH gene encoding argininosuccinate lyase → MASTTDTHVGSDDVTTQQPTRLWGGRFAGGPADALAKLSVSVQFDWRLAPYDIAGSRAHAKVLARAGLLTSEELGSMLAALDDLEAACRSGEFKPTIDDEDVHTALERGLIERLGALGGKLRAGRSRNDQIATQFRMYCRDHARVVGRLLAELSEALCDQAEQHLGAPLPGRTHLQHAQPVLLSHHLLAHVQAFARDASRLRDWDARVAYSPYGSGALAGSSLGLDPAFVASELGFDGPVANSIDGTASRDFAAELAFVLAMLGVNLSRLAEEIVIWTTAEFFYAVLDDAYATGSSIMPQKKNPDIAELARGKTGRLVGNLSGLLTALKGLPLAYNRDLQEDKEPVFDSLETLETVLPAFIGMISTIRFNTERMAETAPLGFTLATDVAEWLVRQGVAFRDAHEIAGECVRACEARDIELSDLTDTDLAAISPHLTPAVRSVLTVEGSIASRNAIGGTAPERVREQLAGARNDVEVQREWAARG, encoded by the coding sequence ATGGCTTCCACAACCGATACTCACGTAGGGTCGGATGACGTGACGACGCAGCAACCGACCCGACTCTGGGGTGGCCGGTTCGCCGGCGGGCCCGCCGACGCGCTCGCGAAGCTCTCGGTGTCCGTCCAGTTCGACTGGCGGCTCGCGCCGTACGACATCGCCGGCTCACGCGCTCACGCGAAGGTGCTCGCACGAGCCGGCCTGCTGACCTCCGAGGAGCTCGGCTCGATGCTCGCCGCGCTGGACGACCTGGAGGCGGCCTGCCGCTCCGGCGAGTTCAAGCCGACCATCGACGACGAGGACGTACACACGGCGTTGGAGCGCGGCCTGATCGAGCGGCTCGGCGCGCTCGGCGGCAAGCTGCGTGCCGGCCGGTCGCGCAACGACCAGATCGCGACGCAGTTCCGGATGTACTGCCGCGACCACGCACGTGTCGTCGGCCGGTTGCTGGCCGAACTGTCCGAGGCGTTGTGCGACCAGGCCGAGCAACACCTCGGTGCGCCGCTGCCAGGTCGTACGCACCTGCAGCACGCGCAGCCCGTCCTGCTTTCGCATCATCTTCTGGCTCACGTGCAGGCATTCGCACGGGACGCGTCGCGACTGCGCGACTGGGACGCGCGTGTTGCGTACTCGCCCTACGGCTCCGGCGCACTGGCCGGCTCGTCGCTCGGACTCGACCCGGCTTTCGTGGCCAGCGAGCTGGGTTTCGATGGACCGGTGGCCAACTCGATCGACGGCACCGCCTCCCGCGACTTCGCCGCCGAGCTGGCGTTTGTCCTCGCGATGCTCGGTGTGAACCTGTCGCGGCTCGCCGAGGAGATCGTCATCTGGACGACCGCCGAGTTTTTCTACGCTGTGCTGGACGACGCGTACGCGACCGGCTCGTCGATCATGCCGCAGAAGAAAAACCCGGACATCGCCGAGCTCGCGCGCGGCAAAACCGGCCGGTTGGTGGGAAATCTGAGCGGTCTGCTCACCGCACTGAAAGGCCTGCCGCTCGCGTACAACCGTGACTTGCAGGAGGACAAGGAGCCGGTCTTCGACTCACTGGAGACGCTCGAGACGGTGCTGCCCGCGTTCATCGGGATGATCTCGACGATCCGCTTCAACACCGAACGGATGGCCGAAACCGCTCCACTCGGGTTCACCCTGGCAACCGACGTGGCAGAGTGGCTCGTCCGCCAGGGCGTCGCCTTCCGCGACGCACACGAGATCGCCGGCGAGTGCGTACGCGCGTGCGAAGCCCGCGATATCGAGCTGTCCGACCTCACCGACACCGACCTCGCCGCCATCTCCCCACACCTGACTCCAGCCGTCCGCTCAGTGCTCACCGTCGAGGGCTCCATCGCCTCGCGCAATGCCATCGGGGGGACGGCGCCTGAGCGCGTACGCGAGCAGCTGGCTGGGGCCCGGAATGATGTCGAGGTCCAGCGGGAGTGGGCTGCTCGGGGGTAG
- a CDS encoding arginine repressor, protein MTSAPPTKAARHARIAELVRTRAIKSQAELVSLLAEMGLTVTQATLSRDLEELGAVKLRGADGEPSVYVMPDEGEGPLRPSVDAPARMVRVLEELLTSAEANGNLVVLRTPPGAAQYVASALDRSGLSDILGTIAGDDTILVIAREADGGEKLAEKMRRWAQRAE, encoded by the coding sequence ATGACATCGGCCCCACCGACGAAAGCCGCGCGCCACGCGCGGATCGCCGAGCTCGTCCGTACGCGTGCGATCAAGTCGCAGGCCGAGCTGGTGAGCCTGCTCGCCGAGATGGGGCTGACCGTCACGCAGGCCACGCTCTCGCGCGACCTGGAGGAGCTCGGCGCGGTGAAGCTGCGTGGCGCCGACGGCGAGCCGTCGGTGTACGTGATGCCGGACGAAGGGGAGGGGCCGCTGCGGCCCTCGGTCGACGCGCCGGCGCGGATGGTCCGCGTGCTGGAGGAGCTGCTGACCTCGGCCGAGGCAAACGGCAACCTGGTGGTGTTGCGAACACCGCCTGGCGCGGCCCAGTACGTGGCATCGGCACTGGACCGCTCCGGGCTTTCCGACATCCTCGGCACCATCGCCGGCGACGACACCATCCTGGTGATCGCTCGCGAGGCCGATGGCGGCGAGAAACTGGCCGAGAAAATGCGCCGCTGGGCTCAGCGCGCCGAATAA
- the argF gene encoding ornithine carbamoyltransferase, whose product MTRHFLRDDDLTPAEQAEVLELAAAMKAEPYARQPLAGPRSIAVVFEKPSTRTRLSFDAGIAELGGHPIVVDARNSQLGRGETVADTARVLSEYVSAIVIRTFGDDRIAELAAAATVPVVNALTDGFHPCQLLADLLTVKEKFGRTSGVTLAYLGDAGNNMAASYLVAGATAGMHVRVAGPEGFDPSPEVVAKAETIAKETGGSVAVLRDPREAAENADVLATDTWTSMGQENDGADRHGPFRPYTVDSAAVARAADHVVVLHCLPAHRGEEITDEVMDGEYSAVWQQAGNRKHAQKALLAWLLENS is encoded by the coding sequence GTGACCCGGCATTTCCTGCGCGACGACGACCTCACACCGGCCGAGCAGGCCGAGGTGCTGGAGCTGGCCGCCGCCATGAAAGCCGAGCCGTACGCCCGCCAGCCACTGGCCGGTCCGCGGTCGATTGCCGTGGTTTTCGAGAAACCGTCGACGCGTACGCGGCTGTCCTTCGACGCCGGCATCGCCGAGCTCGGTGGGCATCCGATCGTCGTCGACGCGCGGAATTCGCAGCTGGGACGCGGAGAAACGGTCGCCGACACGGCTCGCGTGCTGTCCGAGTACGTGTCCGCGATCGTCATCCGTACCTTCGGCGACGACCGGATCGCCGAGCTGGCGGCAGCCGCGACCGTGCCGGTGGTCAACGCACTCACCGACGGCTTCCATCCGTGTCAGCTGTTGGCGGACTTGCTGACGGTCAAAGAGAAGTTTGGCCGCACGTCCGGCGTCACGCTCGCTTATCTCGGCGATGCCGGCAACAACATGGCGGCGTCGTATCTGGTCGCCGGCGCCACCGCCGGCATGCACGTACGTGTCGCCGGTCCGGAAGGTTTCGACCCGTCGCCTGAGGTCGTGGCGAAGGCGGAGACGATCGCCAAGGAGACCGGGGGATCGGTCGCCGTGCTGCGGGATCCGCGCGAGGCGGCGGAAAACGCGGACGTGCTGGCGACCGACACCTGGACCTCGATGGGTCAGGAGAACGACGGCGCCGACCGGCACGGTCCGTTTCGACCGTACACAGTGGACAGTGCCGCGGTGGCTCGTGCGGCCGATCACGTGGTTGTTTTGCATTGCCTGCCGGCACACCGCGGCGAGGAGATCACCGACGAGGTGATGGACGGCGAGTACAGCGCGGTGTGGCAGCAGGCCGGCAACCGTAAGCACGCGCAGAAGGCGCTCCTGGCCTGGTTGTTGGAGAACTCATGA
- a CDS encoding acetylornithine transaminase, which produces MSILDQWQSSIMDTYGPPRAALVRGEGAVVTDETGKSYVDMFGGIAVNALGHAHPAVVRAVTEQVSTLAHVSNFFATPPVVALAERLLALTGRYGRAYFANSGTEAVEAAIKLSRRTGRTHLVATDEAFHGRTMGSLSLTGQPAKTEPFQPLLPNVTHVPFGDVEALKAAVTEETAMVIIEPILGEAGVIPAPPGYLSAARQLTADKGALLAIDEIQTGIGRTGAWFAYQAEGIEPDVVTVAKALGGGLPIGVCLAFGPAAELLTPGMHGTTFGGNPICCAAALATLDTIESDGLLDRAKTLGERIVSGIDALKHPKIAKVRGAGLLLGVVTTDPIAKQTQAFLQEAGYLANATSAEVLRLAPPLVLTDEQADGFIAALPAALDRAST; this is translated from the coding sequence ATGAGCATCCTCGATCAGTGGCAATCGTCGATCATGGACACGTACGGTCCGCCACGCGCCGCGCTGGTGCGTGGCGAAGGCGCTGTCGTCACCGACGAAACCGGAAAGTCCTATGTGGACATGTTCGGCGGCATCGCGGTGAACGCGCTCGGCCACGCGCATCCGGCGGTCGTACGCGCGGTCACCGAGCAGGTCTCCACGCTCGCGCACGTCTCGAACTTCTTCGCCACACCACCGGTCGTCGCGCTGGCCGAACGACTCCTCGCGCTGACCGGCCGCTATGGCAGGGCATATTTCGCAAACTCCGGCACCGAGGCGGTCGAGGCGGCGATCAAGCTGTCGCGGCGCACCGGTCGTACGCACCTGGTCGCGACCGATGAGGCGTTCCACGGCCGCACGATGGGGTCGCTGTCGCTGACCGGCCAGCCCGCGAAGACCGAGCCTTTCCAGCCATTGCTGCCAAACGTCACGCACGTGCCGTTCGGTGACGTGGAGGCGCTGAAAGCCGCGGTCACCGAGGAAACCGCGATGGTCATCATCGAGCCGATCCTCGGCGAGGCCGGCGTCATTCCGGCGCCACCCGGATATCTCAGCGCCGCGCGTCAGCTCACCGCCGACAAAGGCGCTTTGCTGGCCATCGACGAGATCCAGACCGGCATCGGCCGGACCGGCGCGTGGTTCGCGTACCAGGCGGAAGGGATCGAGCCGGACGTCGTCACCGTCGCGAAGGCGCTCGGCGGCGGCCTGCCGATCGGCGTCTGCTTGGCTTTCGGCCCTGCCGCTGAGCTTCTGACGCCTGGCATGCACGGCACGACCTTCGGCGGCAACCCGATCTGCTGCGCCGCCGCACTGGCCACATTGGACACGATCGAGTCCGACGGTCTGCTGGACCGGGCGAAAACACTCGGAGAGCGGATCGTCAGCGGCATCGACGCCTTGAAACATCCGAAAATCGCGAAGGTGCGCGGTGCCGGCCTGTTGCTCGGTGTCGTGACAACGGATCCGATCGCCAAGCAAACGCAGGCGTTCCTGCAGGAGGCCGGATATCTGGCCAACGCCACCTCCGCGGAGGTGCTCCGGCTGGCGCCGCCGCTCGTCCTCACCGACGAACAGGCCGACGGTTTCATCGCCGCTTTGCCCGCGGCGCTGGACAGGGCGAGCACGTGA
- the argB gene encoding acetylglutamate kinase has product MTTQIPAHAVEAIVKAQTLIEALPWLQRFYGKVVVIKYGGHVMTDRALTEAFAEDLIFLRAAGIRPVVVHGGGPQISSMLHRLGIDSEFRGGLRVTTPETLEVVRMVLVGQVGRELVNTLNAHGPYAVGMSGEDGRLLTATRRSAYVNGEAIDVGLVGDVESVNPDAVTDLIEAGRIPVISTVAPDTDGQVHNLNADTAAGALAIALGAEKLIVLTDVEGLYANWPDRDSLIRRINAADLEKLLPTLDSGMVPKMEACLRAVQGGCTGAHVIDGRLPHSVLLEIFTPEGIGTMVDPS; this is encoded by the coding sequence GTGACCACGCAGATTCCGGCGCACGCCGTGGAAGCGATCGTCAAGGCGCAGACGCTGATCGAGGCTTTGCCATGGCTGCAACGGTTTTACGGCAAGGTCGTGGTGATCAAGTACGGCGGTCACGTGATGACCGACCGCGCGCTCACCGAGGCCTTCGCCGAGGACCTGATTTTCCTGCGTGCCGCGGGAATCCGGCCGGTCGTCGTGCACGGCGGCGGTCCGCAGATCTCCTCGATGCTGCACCGGCTCGGCATCGACAGCGAGTTCCGCGGCGGTTTGCGAGTGACCACACCGGAAACTCTCGAAGTCGTACGGATGGTGTTGGTCGGCCAGGTCGGTCGCGAGCTGGTCAACACGTTGAACGCGCACGGGCCGTACGCGGTCGGCATGTCGGGCGAGGACGGCCGGCTGCTCACCGCGACGCGCCGGTCGGCGTATGTGAACGGCGAGGCGATCGACGTCGGTCTGGTCGGCGATGTCGAAAGCGTCAACCCGGACGCCGTCACCGACCTCATCGAGGCCGGCCGGATCCCGGTGATTTCCACGGTCGCACCGGATACCGACGGACAGGTGCACAACCTCAACGCCGACACGGCCGCGGGCGCGCTGGCGATCGCGCTCGGCGCGGAGAAGCTGATCGTGCTCACCGATGTCGAGGGCCTGTATGCCAACTGGCCGGACCGCGACTCGCTGATCCGCCGGATCAACGCCGCCGACCTGGAAAAACTGCTGCCCACATTGGACAGTGGCATGGTGCCGAAGATGGAGGCGTGCCTGCGCGCCGTGCAAGGCGGTTGCACCGGCGCGCACGTCATCGACGGCCGGCTGCCGCACTCCGTACTGCTGGAAATCTTCACCCCGGAGGGGATCGGAACGATGGTGGACCCGTCATGA
- the argJ gene encoding bifunctional glutamate N-acetyltransferase/amino-acid acetyltransferase ArgJ, producing MSVTFPAGFRAAGVTAGLKDSGNKDLALVVNDGPLDVAAAVFTSNRCKANPVLWSEQAIRDGHAKAVVLNSGGANCYTGAQGFQTTHATAELVGELVGAGAVDVIVCSTGLIGVNFHRDKLLEGVRVAADQLSRDGGADAAEAIMTTDTHSKQSLVRTEGWSVGGMAKGAGMLAPALATMLVVITTDAVVDTEICDEALRAATAKTFDRLDSDGCQSTNDTVVLMASGASGVSVDAHELTAAVTNVCQDLAMQLLGDAEGSAHEITIEVVNAASEADALEVGRAVARSSLFKCAIYGEDPNWGRVLAAAGTTKAVFEPHQLDVAINGVQVCTGGEPDESPEKVVFDGRAVNVRVDLHAGAESGTIWTNDLTEAYVHENSAYST from the coding sequence GTGAGCGTCACGTTTCCGGCCGGGTTCCGCGCCGCCGGCGTCACCGCCGGACTCAAGGACAGCGGCAACAAAGACCTCGCTCTGGTCGTCAACGACGGTCCGCTCGACGTGGCCGCGGCCGTTTTCACCAGTAATCGCTGCAAAGCCAATCCGGTGCTGTGGAGCGAGCAGGCGATCCGCGACGGTCACGCAAAAGCCGTCGTGCTCAATTCCGGCGGCGCCAACTGCTACACCGGCGCCCAGGGTTTCCAGACGACACACGCCACCGCGGAGCTGGTGGGCGAACTCGTCGGCGCCGGCGCGGTCGACGTGATCGTCTGCTCCACCGGCCTGATCGGCGTCAATTTCCATCGCGACAAGCTGCTCGAAGGCGTACGCGTCGCGGCCGACCAACTGTCGCGCGATGGTGGCGCCGACGCCGCCGAGGCGATCATGACGACCGACACGCATTCCAAGCAGTCGCTCGTACGCACCGAAGGCTGGAGTGTCGGCGGCATGGCGAAAGGTGCCGGCATGCTCGCGCCGGCATTGGCCACCATGTTGGTCGTCATCACCACGGATGCCGTCGTGGACACCGAAATCTGCGACGAGGCATTGCGCGCCGCCACCGCGAAAACCTTCGACCGCCTCGATTCCGACGGCTGCCAGTCGACCAACGACACGGTCGTGTTGATGGCGTCAGGCGCCTCCGGCGTGAGCGTCGACGCACACGAGCTGACGGCCGCCGTCACGAATGTTTGCCAGGATCTGGCGATGCAACTTCTCGGCGATGCCGAGGGATCCGCGCACGAGATCACCATCGAGGTCGTCAACGCTGCCTCTGAGGCCGATGCACTGGAGGTCGGCCGCGCCGTCGCTCGCAGCTCGCTGTTCAAATGCGCCATCTACGGCGAGGACCCCAACTGGGGACGCGTACTCGCCGCGGCCGGCACGACCAAGGCGGTTTTCGAGCCACACCAACTGGACGTGGCGATCAACGGGGTCCAGGTGTGCACGGGTGGCGAGCCGGACGAGTCGCCGGAGAAGGTCGTTTTCGACGGCCGCGCGGTGAACGTACGCGTCGACCTGCACGCCGGTGCTGAGTCCGGGACGATCTGGACCAACGACCTCACCGAGGCCTACGTCCACGAGAACTCGGCGTACTCGACGTGA